One genomic segment of Amycolatopsis sp. WQ 127309 includes these proteins:
- a CDS encoding DEAD/DEAH box helicase: MPVVHALWSPGRGLLLWAEHDRGPAGTSSRSARIALPHPFAVSSAQLTALHPGKPTSATLLLPSRASRPLASSEAAGGRRRGPAPSLRAWSVPALIVDATELDDLDDAASYGESVTYLRAVARLAADLVRRGRVLPTLLRQGDAAEARWRPVLQGVDFVAFDALVAAMPPVGRAEQVAPLTGASPRALVTDALHTLADTAVRDRLARAEPPVDLRGGRGAAGVWLAALQGGGPRVELPLGELGVLAEAVAKWDEVADTDVVDGRACFRLTEAATLRRPADADPDDQTGDGTKWQLRFLLRATADPSLLLSAGQIWSGEAHGLVRDPKGLLVAELGRAALVEPMLAPALRRTQPAEYDLTVEEAERFLTSGATRLIEAGFEVQLPASWDGRRRLGLRLSVRSTPSEQVVTRNRVGRDELATFRWSIAVGDVEIGREELATLVAAKTPLVRLRGRWISVDADRLRAGLEFLRRDPQRYTEPPTGAELLELVHLAREAPLPVTAVSADGWVGDVLAGRVEQALRPVGLPPSFRATLRPYQQRGVAWLAFMAELGLGACLADDMGLGKTVQTLALEALERAAGEHRPTLVLCPMSLVGMWQREAATFTPGLRVHAHHGSARAHGDALAEQVAAADLVVTTYATAARDAGELEKVTWRRLVLDEAHAIKNADTATAKAVRRFTAGHRLALTGTPVENRLADLWSVLDLLNPGLLGSRFEFRRHFAVPIERRGDTDVAAELRRLTRPYLLRRVKTDPAIVPELPEKLEIRQEYRLTREQGTLYCAIVDEMMKKIENSQGIKRRGNVLAAITKLKQVCNHPAHLLHDGSPIGRRSGKVVRLEEVLAEILASGDRVLCFTQYTEFGHMLVPHLTDRLGVEVAFLHGSLAKGARDAIVERFQAGDGPRILLLSLKAGGSGLTLTAASQVLHLDRWWNPAVENQATDRAFRIGQGRTVQVRKFVCPGTIEDRIDTLITRKRALAGLVVGEGESRLTELSTDALRGVLTLGEDAIDD, encoded by the coding sequence TTGCCTGTGGTGCACGCCCTGTGGTCGCCGGGCCGGGGGCTGCTGCTGTGGGCGGAGCACGACCGGGGCCCGGCCGGTACGTCGAGCCGGTCGGCGCGGATCGCGTTGCCGCACCCGTTCGCGGTCTCCAGTGCGCAGCTGACCGCGCTGCACCCCGGCAAACCCACGTCGGCGACGCTGCTGCTGCCGTCGCGGGCGAGCCGGCCGCTCGCCTCCAGCGAGGCGGCGGGTGGCCGGCGACGTGGCCCGGCGCCGTCGTTGCGGGCGTGGTCGGTGCCGGCGTTGATCGTCGACGCGACCGAGCTGGACGACCTCGACGACGCCGCCTCGTACGGCGAATCCGTCACCTACCTGCGCGCGGTGGCCCGCCTGGCCGCGGATCTGGTGCGGCGCGGGCGGGTGCTGCCGACGCTGCTCCGCCAGGGCGACGCGGCCGAGGCCCGGTGGCGCCCGGTGCTGCAAGGCGTGGACTTCGTCGCGTTCGACGCGCTGGTCGCGGCCATGCCGCCGGTCGGGCGGGCCGAGCAGGTCGCGCCGCTCACCGGGGCCTCGCCGCGCGCGCTCGTCACCGACGCCCTCCACACCCTGGCCGACACGGCGGTCCGGGACCGGCTGGCGCGCGCGGAGCCGCCCGTCGACCTGCGCGGGGGCCGGGGCGCGGCCGGGGTGTGGCTGGCCGCGTTGCAGGGCGGCGGTCCCCGCGTCGAGCTGCCGCTGGGCGAGCTCGGGGTGCTGGCCGAGGCCGTCGCGAAGTGGGACGAGGTCGCCGACACCGACGTCGTCGACGGCCGGGCGTGTTTCCGGCTGACCGAAGCCGCCACCCTGCGCCGGCCGGCCGACGCCGATCCCGACGACCAGACCGGCGACGGCACCAAGTGGCAGCTGCGGTTCCTCCTGCGCGCGACGGCCGATCCGAGCCTGCTGCTCTCGGCGGGGCAGATCTGGTCGGGCGAAGCGCACGGGCTGGTCCGGGACCCGAAGGGGCTGCTCGTCGCCGAGCTGGGCCGGGCCGCGCTGGTCGAACCGATGCTGGCGCCGGCGTTGCGCCGGACGCAGCCGGCCGAGTACGACCTGACCGTCGAAGAAGCCGAACGGTTCCTCACCTCGGGCGCGACCCGGCTGATCGAGGCCGGGTTCGAAGTGCAGCTCCCGGCCTCCTGGGACGGCAGGCGCCGGCTCGGGCTGCGGCTGTCGGTCCGCAGCACGCCGTCCGAGCAGGTCGTCACCCGCAACCGGGTGGGCCGCGACGAGCTGGCCACGTTCCGCTGGTCGATCGCGGTGGGCGACGTCGAGATCGGCCGGGAAGAACTGGCCACCCTCGTCGCGGCGAAGACCCCGCTGGTGCGGCTGCGGGGCCGGTGGATCAGCGTCGACGCCGATCGCCTGCGCGCCGGACTCGAGTTCCTGCGCCGCGACCCGCAGCGGTACACCGAGCCACCGACCGGGGCCGAGCTGCTGGAGCTGGTGCACCTCGCGCGGGAGGCGCCGCTCCCGGTCACCGCCGTCAGCGCCGACGGCTGGGTCGGGGACGTCTTGGCCGGGCGGGTCGAGCAGGCCCTGCGGCCGGTCGGGCTGCCGCCGTCGTTCCGGGCCACGCTGCGCCCCTACCAGCAGCGGGGTGTCGCCTGGCTGGCGTTCATGGCGGAGCTGGGGCTCGGGGCGTGCCTGGCCGACGACATGGGCCTCGGCAAGACCGTCCAGACGCTGGCGCTCGAGGCGCTGGAGCGGGCCGCGGGCGAGCACCGGCCGACGCTGGTGCTGTGCCCGATGTCGCTGGTCGGCATGTGGCAGCGGGAGGCGGCGACCTTCACCCCCGGCCTGCGGGTCCACGCCCACCACGGCAGCGCCCGCGCGCACGGCGACGCGCTCGCCGAGCAGGTCGCCGCGGCCGACCTCGTCGTCACGACCTACGCCACCGCCGCCCGCGACGCCGGCGAACTCGAGAAGGTCACCTGGCGGCGCCTGGTGCTCGACGAAGCGCACGCCATCAAGAACGCCGACACCGCGACGGCCAAGGCGGTGCGGCGGTTCACGGCCGGGCACCGGCTCGCGCTGACCGGCACCCCGGTGGAGAACCGGCTGGCGGACCTGTGGTCGGTGCTGGACCTGCTCAACCCCGGGCTGCTCGGCAGCAGGTTCGAGTTCCGGCGGCACTTCGCCGTCCCGATCGAGCGGCGGGGCGACACCGACGTGGCCGCCGAGCTGCGCCGGCTCACGCGGCCGTACCTGCTGCGCCGGGTGAAGACGGACCCCGCAATCGTCCCCGAGCTCCCGGAAAAGCTGGAAATCCGGCAGGAGTACCGGCTCACCCGCGAACAGGGCACGCTGTACTGCGCGATCGTCGACGAGATGATGAAGAAGATCGAGAACAGCCAGGGCATCAAGCGCCGCGGCAACGTCCTCGCCGCGATCACGAAGCTCAAGCAGGTCTGCAACCACCCCGCGCACCTGCTGCACGACGGCTCCCCGATCGGGCGCCGCTCCGGCAAAGTCGTTCGCCTCGAAGAGGTCCTGGCGGAAATCCTCGCGTCGGGCGATCGGGTGCTGTGCTTCACGCAGTACACCGAATTCGGCCACATGCTCGTGCCCCACCTGACCGACCGGCTCGGCGTCGAAGTCGCCTTTCTGCACGGCAGCCTGGCCAAAGGCGCGCGAGACGCGATCGTGGAGCGCTTCCAGGCCGGCGACGGGCCGCGGATCCTCTTGCTGTCGCTCAAAGCGGGTGGGTCCGGGCTCACGCTGACCGCCGCCAGCCAGGTCCTGCACCTGGACCGCTGGTGGAACCCGGCCGTGGAGAACCAGGCCACCGACCGGGCGTTCCGGATCGGGCAGGGCCGCACCGTCCAGGTCCGGAAGTTCGTCTGCCCGGGCACCATCGAGGACCGCATCGACACGCTGATCACCCGGAAGCGCGCGCTCGCGGGCCTGGTCGTCGGCGAGGGCGAAAGCCGGCTCACCGAGCTGTCCACGGACGCGCTGCGCGGGGTGCTCACCCTGGGGGAGGACGCGATCGATGACTGA
- a CDS encoding GNAT family N-acetyltransferase: MTFRSQPLDPASWPDLERVFAGRGGSCWCQRFRRHDQPDNRAALRREVDTVAVPVGLVGYVDDEPVGWTRVQPRALLPGVTGNRAVRRLLEDDPAAWWVTCFVVRRGHRGHGAGVSLLGAAVEWAREHGGSVVDGHPVDVAAPAAVPSPAAVFTGTVAMFTRAGFTEIGRTFPSRPIMRKRLRP; the protein is encoded by the coding sequence ATGACGTTCCGGTCGCAGCCCCTGGATCCGGCCTCGTGGCCGGACCTGGAACGGGTGTTCGCGGGCCGGGGCGGCAGCTGCTGGTGCCAGCGGTTCCGGCGGCACGACCAGCCGGACAACCGCGCCGCGCTGCGTCGCGAGGTCGACACCGTCGCGGTGCCGGTGGGGCTCGTCGGGTACGTCGACGACGAACCGGTGGGCTGGACCCGGGTGCAGCCGCGCGCCCTGCTGCCGGGCGTGACCGGGAACCGCGCGGTGCGCCGGCTGCTCGAGGACGATCCGGCGGCGTGGTGGGTCACGTGTTTCGTCGTCCGGCGCGGGCACCGGGGTCACGGTGCCGGCGTTTCCCTGCTGGGCGCCGCGGTCGAGTGGGCGCGGGAGCACGGGGGGTCCGTTGTGGACGGACACCCGGTCGACGTCGCCGCGCCGGCGGCGGTCCCGTCGCCCGCCGCGGTGTTCACCGGCACGGTCGCCATGTTCACCCGGGCGGGGTTCACCGAGATCGGCCGGACGTTCCCGAGCCGGCCGATCATGCGCAAGCGGCTGCGGCCGTAG
- a CDS encoding endo-1,4-beta-xylanase, whose amino-acid sequence MAGSSSGLRGNRWWRSSVGRVLAGVTTVTAVAAVLVAAPGADAAASTLGAAAAQSGRYFGTAIAAGKLSNSAYTTLAAREFTMVTPENEMKPDATEPNQNQFNFSAGDQVYNWAISHGSQVRGHTLAWHSQQPGWMQSMSGTTLRNAMINHIQKVMAHYQGKLAYWDVVNEAFNEDGSRRSSNLQSTGNDWIEVAFRTARAADPSTKLCYNDYNIDNWSYGKTQGVYNMVRDFKSRGVPIDCVGLQAHFTGGSSVPGNLQTTIAGFAALGVDVALTEVDVTNASTSQYAALTQACVNVARCVGITVWGVRDSDSWRSGESPLLFDGNGNKKAAYNSVLNVLNSGGTTTTPTTTPTGTTTPTTPTTTPGGGSCSASLSAGQSWSDRYNLNVSVSGASSWTVTMTVPGPAKIIATWNVNATWPSSQVMTATPNGSGNNFGVTIQHNGNRNWPSVSCSTS is encoded by the coding sequence ATGGCGGGAAGTTCGTCAGGCCTGCGCGGCAACCGGTGGTGGCGGTCCTCGGTCGGCCGGGTACTGGCCGGAGTCACCACCGTGACCGCCGTGGCCGCCGTCCTGGTGGCCGCTCCGGGCGCCGACGCCGCGGCAAGCACCCTGGGCGCCGCGGCCGCGCAGTCCGGCCGGTACTTCGGCACGGCGATCGCCGCCGGCAAGCTGAGCAACTCGGCCTACACCACGCTCGCGGCGCGCGAGTTCACCATGGTCACGCCCGAGAACGAGATGAAGCCGGACGCGACCGAGCCGAACCAGAACCAGTTCAATTTTTCGGCGGGCGACCAGGTCTACAACTGGGCGATCAGCCACGGCTCCCAGGTCCGCGGGCACACCCTCGCCTGGCACTCGCAGCAGCCGGGCTGGATGCAGAGCATGAGCGGCACCACGCTGCGCAACGCGATGATCAACCACATCCAGAAGGTGATGGCCCACTACCAAGGGAAACTCGCGTACTGGGACGTCGTCAACGAGGCCTTCAACGAAGACGGCAGCCGCCGGTCGTCCAACCTGCAGAGCACCGGCAACGACTGGATCGAGGTCGCGTTCAGGACCGCCCGCGCGGCCGACCCGTCGACCAAGCTCTGCTACAACGACTACAACATCGACAACTGGAGCTACGGCAAGACCCAGGGCGTCTACAACATGGTGCGGGACTTCAAGTCCCGCGGCGTGCCGATCGACTGCGTCGGCCTGCAGGCCCACTTCACCGGCGGCAGCTCGGTTCCGGGCAACCTCCAGACGACGATCGCCGGCTTCGCGGCGCTCGGCGTCGACGTGGCGCTGACGGAGGTCGACGTCACGAACGCGTCGACGTCGCAGTACGCGGCGCTGACCCAGGCGTGCGTGAACGTCGCGCGCTGCGTCGGCATCACGGTGTGGGGCGTGCGGGACAGCGACTCCTGGCGCTCCGGCGAGAGCCCGCTCCTGTTCGACGGCAACGGAAACAAGAAGGCCGCCTACAACTCGGTGCTGAACGTCCTCAACTCCGGAGGCACGACCACCACGCCGACGACGACCCCGACGGGCACCACCACCCCGACGACCCCGACCACGACCCCGGGCGGCGGCAGCTGCAGCGCTTCGCTGTCGGCCGGCCAGTCCTGGAGCGACCGGTACAACCTCAACGTCTCGGTCAGCGGCGCCAGCTCGTGGACGGTGACCATGACGGTGCCGGGCCCCGCGAAGATCATCGCCACCTGGAACGTCAACGCCACCTGGCCGAGCAGTCAGGTCATGACGGCGACACCCAACGGCAGCGGCAACAACTTCGGGGTGACCATCCAGCACAACGGGAACCGGAACTGGCCGAGCGTCAGCTGCAGCACCTCCTGA